A region of Vitis vinifera cultivar Pinot Noir 40024 chromosome 13, ASM3070453v1 DNA encodes the following proteins:
- the LOC104881108 gene encoding putative glycine-rich cell wall structural protein 1, producing MGSSKVMGFAFLVLLLLDLSFAARILKEYGADGGGGGGGGGEGGGGGGGSAIGAGSGYGSGSGSGYGGADGHGYASGGGGGGGSGGGGGGGRAEAPGSGSGYGSGYGSGSGYGIGSGGGKGGGSGGGSGSGSGLRISDRDRNASGGGGGSGSKDVKGSASSGYGSGSERGSGSWYGSGSGGGEGGGGGGGGGHGSGVGSESGSGSRSGYGKGSGSGYGSGNGGGKEGLP from the coding sequence ATGGGGAGTTCTAAGGTGATGGGTTTTGCATTCTTGGTTTTGCTCCTCCTGGATCTCTCCTTTGCTGCTAGAATATTGAAGGAATATGGCGCCGATGGAGGTGgcggaggaggtggtggtggagagGGTGGCGGGGGCGGTGGTGGTTCCGCTATCGGAGCTGGTTCAGGCTACGGTTCGGGTAGTGGTTCAGGGTATGGTGGTGCTGATGGGCACGGGTATGCaagtggtggaggtggaggtggggGTAGCGGAGGAGGTGGCGGCGGTGGGAGAGCTGAAGCCCCCGGGTCTGGATCAGGCTACGGTTCAGGATATGGATCCGGTTCTGGTTACGGGATAGGAAGTGGAGGGGGGAAAGGTGGCGGCAGCGGTGGTGGTTCCGGATCTGGTTCAGGGCTACGTATTTCTGATCGGGATAGGAATGCAAGTGGCGGAGGTGGAGGTAGCGGTAGCAAAGACGTTAAGGGAAGTGCATCATCCGGGTATGGATCAGGGAGCGAAAGAGGGAGCGGAAGTTGGTACGGAAGCGGGAGTGGTGGTGGCGAAGGAGGtgggggaggaggaggaggaggccATGGAAGTGGAGTTGGTTCAGAATCCGGATCCGGATCCAGATCCGGATATGGGAAAGGAAGTGGATCGGGATATGGGTCAGGAAACGGCGGCGGGAAGGAGGGTTTACCCTGA